One Klebsiella electrica genomic window, ATGTCAACTATTGGTCGTATTCACTCCTTCGAATCCTGTGGCACTGTCGATGGGCCAGGGATTCGCTTTATCACCTTCTTCCAGGGCTGCCTGATGCGCTGCCTGTATTGCCACAACCGTGACACCTGGGATACCCACGGCGGAACCGAAGTCACCGTCGAAGACCTGATGAAAGAGGTCGTGACCTATCGCCACTTTATGAATGCTTCCGGCGGCGGCGTTACGGCATCGGGCGGTGAGGCGATTTTGCAGGCCGAGTTTGTGCGCGACTGGTTCCGCGCCTGCCACAAAGAAGGCATTCATACCTGCCTCGACACCAACGGCTTTGTCCGTCGCTACGACCCGGTTATTGACGAGCTGCTTGAAGTGACCGATCTGGTCATGCTCGACCTCAAACAGATGAATGATGAGATCCATCAGAATCTGGTTGGCGTCTCTAACCACCGTACGCTGGAGTTTGCCCGCTATTTATCGAATAAAAACATCAAAGTCTGGATTCGTTACGTGGTGGTTCCCGGCTGGTCTGACGATGATGACTCCGCGCACCGCCTCGGCGAGTTTACCCGCGATATGGGCAATGTCGAAAAAATCGAACTGCTCCCCTATCACGAGCTAGGCAAGCACAAATGGGTCGCGATGGGTGAAGAGTACAAGCTGGATGGCGTACACCCGCCGAAGAAAGAGACCATGGAGCGGGTCAAAGGCATCCTCGAGCAGTATGGTCATAAGGTGATGTACTAAGCCGACGGGCGGCGTGGCCAGCTAAGCAGAATTTTCCCCGGATAGCGGCGCAGAACGTCTTATCCGGGTGTAAAACGCTTCGGCAATCATTACGACATAAAGTATTGCGACAGCTTATTAGCCACGCTTTCAATCGAAAAAATGCGTTTCTGATGCGCCTTACGATATTCCGCATAGCGCTCATCCTGCTCCTCCAGCGCGCGAAGCATTCGATCGGCAACCATCATCGCTCCCGCAATTTCGGCAAATCCTGATTCACCTTCTCCCTGTAAAGCCACCGCGGCCTGCAGGTTCCAGTCCGATAAACGGGCCAGCGGCGTAAACGTGCCGCGGGTCAGCGACAATATTTTCACCCCTTGCTGCTTCGCCAGCGTCAAAGCCTGCATCATATCCGCCGAGGCCTGTTCGGTATGCACGACGATAATTCCCGTCTTTTGCCGATCGGTTGATATCGGGATCGCCGCCGGATA contains:
- the pflA gene encoding pyruvate formate lyase 1-activating protein encodes the protein MSTIGRIHSFESCGTVDGPGIRFITFFQGCLMRCLYCHNRDTWDTHGGTEVTVEDLMKEVVTYRHFMNASGGGVTASGGEAILQAEFVRDWFRACHKEGIHTCLDTNGFVRRYDPVIDELLEVTDLVMLDLKQMNDEIHQNLVGVSNHRTLEFARYLSNKNIKVWIRYVVVPGWSDDDDSAHRLGEFTRDMGNVEKIELLPYHELGKHKWVAMGEEYKLDGVHPPKKETMERVKGILEQYGHKVMY